The genomic window CAAACGCTGCCTTGGCATTGCGACTCTTGCCACGCGGCTAGCCGGGCATTCCACGGCAACAAAAAGCGGCGGATGCGTCCGCAGTTGCTGGCCATGGTTTCGCGTCCGTCGCCGCCCCAAAGCACTCCACATAGCCGACCTGTCTCGGTAAAAACGGGCCCTCCACTATCGCCCTCGGTAGCTGAGCCATCGATCGACATCCAGTCGCTGGCTCCCGTGTCGGTGTCCCAGTAGCCAGTCACCGGGCCGTGCCACATATCCAGACTGCCTTTGGCGGTACCGGCTAGAAAAGCCATGTCCCCCTGCTGCAGGTTTGCGTCATGCAACGCCACGCAGGGCATTTCTGCGCGAATGCTCCCTTGCAGGAGCAGCAAGTCGGCATCTGGATCGGACTTCACGGCAACGGCATGGTCATAGCCGCCATCGCGAAAGGAGACTGTGCCCTTCCCACTTGTTCCTCGTCCGACGTGGAAGGCGGTCAAGTACAAGCCATCCCCCAGATAGACGCCCGTCCCCACGTTGTCTCCGTTTCCAGCCGGGAACCGCACCCGCACGGTAGCGGAGGCCGCCTGAATGACCGATTTCGGAACGGTGGAGAGGGATACCTTCCGCCATTTGTTCGCTCGACCGCTGGGGCCGGCGTGCAAACGGTCAACCTTCCGCGGATGCTCGATTGTCACTCCAACCAATCGAGGCCCCGCCTCCTGCCCAAAGCAATTCGGCACAGCCCCCGCCAGAATCCACAAAAATGCCACGACGCCGATCAATGATCCAATTGCATAGGCGAGCTCGGTTGCAATAACACGGCTACGAGCCGGGTGGGGCGAATTCAAATTGGGTTCGTTGGGTTTCACCTTAGTTGCTCCTTTTCGCACGCGGCAAAAATTGCTTGCTTGTAACGGTCGATCGAGTGACGTTGTGGCGACTGACGCATGCCGCCAATGGTTAACCATCCGTGGATAATGTTTTCCCAAACCGCCTTCCAAGGCGATCGTTCCATGCCCACGGTCCCATCGTCACGGAGCTCAATTGCACCGGCGGAGTGAGCGTACTTTGCTCCGCCGTACAGCTTTCGAAACGAACGCAAGGGAAGATGCGGAACGTAGTCACCGGGCATCACGAACCGGAACTCCTCCCAGCGTTCTGACGCGTACACAACGGATCGCTGGTGAGAGAACACGCGAGGCGCACCGAAGGTGACGACACACTGCGGTCCGAAGCACTCGGCCAGTAGGTTTGCAATGGCACCGCCTGCGGAATGCCCTCCAATAATCACGGGACGGTTTTCCAGAAAACGCCCCAAGTCGCTGGCGGAAAAAGCCTTTTGCAACTGCAGGGCGGAATTCAAAAATCCCGCGTGGACGTTGATGTGTTGCCGGGCGGATAGGTTTTGCACCCAGTCATGCAAGTCATTGCTGCCACATACCGTGATATGGGCATGGTCACGAAACGACAGCACGGCCGCACGGATGTACCCGGTTTCATAAAACCTATCCTGGCCTCCGCAAAGCGAGGCGAGATCCCGTACCGCGTCGCGGCCGCAGTAAACAGCAGCTGCCAGACGCGCATGCATCTTGGCGGTTAATAACAAATCGCGAAAACGCGTGGAGCGATGAGTCCGAGCCATGTTGAGAACAACACAAAAGAGTGACCTTGGACCCTGTGGGTCCGAAAGCCTTATTGGCTCGAATCGAATTTTTGCAACCGTTTCAGTTTATGCTCGACCGGGGCCCGTTGGCAAGCGCTACCCATAGACCCCCGACCCGGCAGCCCCGGTCCAGGCGGCGTTTGCGGTCACGCTTGTGGGAGGATCAGTGGCCAGAGACACTGACATCAGCATGGCAACCACCGGGTCGATGCGTGAAGTACTCGCGTCTTTTACAGGGTATCGGTTTCCAACTCGGTCCGGTTTCGCAAGCACGGCGCCTTCAATGGCTGCATCAAGTAGCGGGTTTCCGCCATGTCGCAGTTCGCCATTGTGCAGCAGCTCCACTAAGCGTTTCGTTGGCGGC from Roseimaritima ulvae includes these protein-coding regions:
- a CDS encoding S1 family peptidase produces the protein MTIEHPRKVDRLHAGPSGRANKWRKVSLSTVPKSVIQAASATVRVRFPAGNGDNVGTGVYLGDGLYLTAFHVGRGTSGKGTVSFRDGGYDHAVAVKSDPDADLLLLQGSIRAEMPCVALHDANLQQGDMAFLAGTAKGSLDMWHGPVTGYWDTDTGASDWMSIDGSATEGDSGGPVFTETGRLCGVLWGGDGRETMASNCGRIRRFLLPWNARLAAWQESQCQGSVCYPSQIPHQQPRQQRLPTAPNRQTIPSTGQPTPVPSGVARQPSASPSVPQISDEAIAAHLFDQMKNHSALFKGEKGDKGEPGPKGDPGPEGQITSQHLKSVVFAVTDQLRNDSNLKGEPGKDGRDGVSPTLDIDAIAAQVLARLPPIPVQTYDRQNQLIDTEYYPFGTPIKLRYGLVE
- a CDS encoding lipase family protein codes for the protein MARTHRSTRFRDLLLTAKMHARLAAAVYCGRDAVRDLASLCGGQDRFYETGYIRAAVLSFRDHAHITVCGSNDLHDWVQNLSARQHINVHAGFLNSALQLQKAFSASDLGRFLENRPVIIGGHSAGGAIANLLAECFGPQCVVTFGAPRVFSHQRSVVYASERWEEFRFVMPGDYVPHLPLRSFRKLYGGAKYAHSAGAIELRDDGTVGMERSPWKAVWENIIHGWLTIGGMRQSPQRHSIDRYKQAIFAACEKEQLR